The Gloeobacter morelensis MG652769 genome contains the following window.
TTCGCGAATGGCCGAACTGCTGACGCGCCGGCCCCCTACCTGCCGCTCCGCCAGAATCTCGATATCAAACGCCCCCGCGCGCGAATAGCTCTGGAGCATCTCGGTGGTGCCGGCGCGCTCCTTGCCGAAGCGAAAGTTCCAGCCCACCGAGACAAAGCGCGCCCCCAGCCCCGCCACCAGCACCCGCTCGACAAACGCGCCCGCCTCGGTGGCCGCAATTTGTTCATCAAAAGGCAACACCAGCACCTGGGCGATCCCCAGGGCCAAAATCGCGGCGGTGCGCTCGCGCTCCGGAGCCAGCAAAAACCCGGTTTTGCCCGTGAAATATTCGCGCGGATGCGGGTCGAAGGTCAGAACCGTCGGGATGCCCGCCCGGCCCAGGACTGCCTGGATTACCGCCTGATGGCCGAGGTGAACGCCGTCGAAGTTGCCCAGCGCCACCGCACAGGGCGTCGCTACCTCCAAGAGCGATCGAAACACCGCCATGTCACGCTCCTTTACCCGCGGGAATTTTTGTAAAGATCTCGCAATATGTCCAGGGTATCTGAAAAGAGTCTTAAGGCTCCTTCGAAAGGACCGGAAGCTTGCCTACACTCCAGAAAAGGCACTCCCTGCTGTTGCGACCGAGATGCAAAGTTTTATTGCATTCCAGTTAAAAAAATCTGCATCCGGAAAGATTCCTTTGATTGGGTTGCTTACAATAAGCTCTCGGAAGGAATTGCACTTGCCCGGCTCGGGCGATTGACCCCGTGTGCGGTCGTTTTTGCAGGGATTTGACAAGGAAAGTCTCATGGAATGGGTTTACACGTTTGCCTGGCTGATTCCGGTGCTGCCCCTGGCGGCGGCGACCCTGGTGGGCCTGGGATTTATCTCGGTGCCCGAGTGGACGAAGCGCCAGCGCCTGCCGGTGGCGGCACTGAGTATCGGCACCCTCGCCGTCACCTTCGTCCATTCGCTGCTGATTCTATTGCAGGCTATCGGCGGTCACGAAGCGTATACCTGGCAGTTTGAGTGGGCGGCGATGGGCGGCATCGTCGTACCTATGGGCTTTACGGTCGATAATCTGGGAGCGGCGATGCTCACGGTGGTCACCGGCGTCGCCATGCTGGTGATGATCTACTCCCACGGCTATATGGAGCACGATCCCGGCTACGTGCGCTTTTTTTGCTATTTGAGCCTGTTTAGCTGCTCGATGCTGGGATTGGTGGTCTCGCCGAACCTGATCCAGATTTATGTCTTCTGGGAACTGGTGGGCATGTGCTCCTACCTGCTGGTGGGCTTCTGGTTCTACAAGAAGGCGGCGGCCGATGCCGCCCAAAAGGCGTTCATCGTCAACCGCGTCGGCGACTTCGGGCTGCTGTTGGGCATCCTGGGGGTCTACTCGATCACCCGCACGTTCG
Protein-coding sequences here:
- a CDS encoding bifunctional riboflavin kinase/FAD synthetase, with the protein product MAVFRSLLEVATPCAVALGNFDGVHLGHQAVIQAVLGRAGIPTVLTFDPHPREYFTGKTGFLLAPERERTAAILALGIAQVLVLPFDEQIAATEAGAFVERVLVAGLGARFVSVGWNFRFGKERAGTTEMLQSYSRAGAFDIEILAERQVGGRRVSSSAIREALGCGDLDLARLLLGRAYGLEGEVVRGDQRGRLLGFATANLQVSGRKFLPKDGVYLVSARWGVQQRWGLLNLGLRPTFDGLRRTIEVHVLDWEGDLYGQHMKIALERYLRPEQKFGSPGELVAQLHRDREAALKVIAGHP